One window of the Melospiza melodia melodia isolate bMelMel2 chromosome 15, bMelMel2.pri, whole genome shotgun sequence genome contains the following:
- the CELF6 gene encoding CUGBP Elav-like family member 6 isoform X6, which translates to MNRPIQVKPADSEGRGEDRKLFVGMLGKQQSEDDVRRLFEPFGQIEECTILRGPDGASKGCAFVKYGSHAEAQAAINSLHGSQTMPGASSSLVVKFADTDKERTLRRMHQMAGQLGIFNPMTIQFGAYGAYTQAIMQQQAALMAAAQGTCLNPMAAIAAAQMQQMAAFNVSGLVAAPLTPSSGTSTPPGISTAPVPSIATPIGVNGFSPLPPQTNGQPASETIYTNGIHPYPAQSPTVADPLQQAYAGMQHYAAAYPTAYAPISQAFPQQAPLIPQQQREGPEGCNLFIYHLPQEFGDAELTQMFLPFGNVISAKVFVDRATNQSKCFGFVSFDNPTSAQAAIQAMNGFQIGMKRLKVQLKRPKDANRPY; encoded by the exons ATGAACCGCCCCATCCAGGTGAAGCCGGCCGACAGCGAGGGCCGAGGAG aaGACAGGAAGCTCTTTGTGGGCATGCTGGGGAAGCAGCAGAGCGAGGACGACGTCCGCCGCCTCTTTGAGCCCTTCGGCCAGATTGAGGAATGCACCATCCTCCGAGGGCCCGATGGAGCCAGCAAAG GTTGTGCCTTTGTGAAATACGGCAGCCACGCCGAGGCACAGGCTGCCATCAACAGCCTGCATGGCAGCCAAACTATGCCG GGCGCCTCGTCCAGCCTGGTGGTGAAGTTTGCAGACACGGATAAGGAGAGGACCCTGCGGCGGATGCATCAGATGGCGGGGCAGCTGGGCATCTTCAACCCCATGACCATCCAGTTCGGTGCCTACGGGGCCTACACGCAAGCG ATCAtgcagcagcaggcagccctgATGGCGGCCGCGCAGGGCACCTGCCTCAACCCCATGGCTGCCATCGCTGCCGCCCAGATGCAACAAATGGCCGCCTTCAATGTCAGCGGGCTGGTGGCTGCTCCCCTCACTCCCTCTTCAG GTACAAGCACTCCTCCGGGGATCAGCACGGCGCCGGTGCCCAGCATTGCCACGCCCATTGGGGTGAACGGCTTCAGCCCGCTGCCGCCCCAGACCAACGGGCAGCCCGCCTCCGAGACCATCTACACCAATGGCATCCACCCCTACCCAG ctCAAAGCCCCACGGTGGCAGACCCCCTCCAGCAGGCCTACGCCGGCATGCAGCACTATGCAG CAGCATATCCCACTGCCTACGCTCCCATCAGCCAAGCCTTTCCCCAGCAAGCGCCCCTCATCCCGCAGCAGCAGAGAGAAG GTCCCGAGGGCTGTAACCTGTTTATTTATCACCTGCCCCAGGAGTTCGGGGACGCGGAGCTCACGCAGATGTTTTTGCCTTTCGGCAACGTCATCTCTGCCAAAGTCTTTGTGGACCGTGCCACCAACCAGAGTAAATGCTTTG GTTTCGTCAGTTTTGACAATCCGACGAGCGCTCAGGCGGCCATTCAGGCCATGAATGGCTTCCAGATCGGCATGAAGAGGCTAAAAGTGCAGCTAAAGCGGCCGAAAGACGCCAACAGACCCTACTGA
- the CELF6 gene encoding CUGBP Elav-like family member 6 isoform X1 — MAAAAAGEAAGAAFSTANSGRVNGLSRPPGAIAMKDHDAIKLFVGQIPRNLEESDLKPLFEEFGRIYELTVLKDRFTGMHKGCAFLTYCARDSALKAQSALHEQKTLPGMNRPIQVKPADSEGRGEDRKLFVGMLGKQQSEDDVRRLFEPFGQIEECTILRGPDGASKGCAFVKYGSHAEAQAAINSLHGSQTMPGASSSLVVKFADTDKERTLRRMHQMAGQLGIFNPMTIQFGAYGAYTQAIMQQQAALMAAAQGTCLNPMAAIAAAQMQQMAAFNVSGLVAAPLTPSSGTSTPPGISTAPVPSIATPIGVNGFSPLPPQTNGQPASETIYTNGIHPYPAQSPTVADPLQQAYAGMQHYAAAYPTAYAPISQAFPQQAPLIPQQQREGPEGCNLFIYHLPQEFGDAELTQMFLPFGNVISAKVFVDRATNQSKCFGFVSFDNPTSAQAAIQAMNGFQIGMKRLKVQLKRPKDANRPY; from the exons atggcggcggcggcggcgggcgaggcggcgggggcggcgttCAGCACCGCGAACAGCGGCCGGGTGAACGGGCTGAGCCGCCCGCCCGGCGCCATCGCCATGAAGGACCACGACGCCATCAAGCTGTTCGTGGGGCAGATTCCGCGCAACCTGGAGGAGAGCGACCTCAAGCCGCTCTTCGAGGAGTTCGGCCGCATCTACGAGCTCACCGTGCTCAAGGATCGCTTCACCGGCATGCACAAAG GCTGTGCCTTTCTCACCTACTGCGCCCGTGACTCCGCGCTGAAGGCACAGAGTGCCCTGCACGAGCAGAAGACACTGCCAGGG ATGAACCGCCCCATCCAGGTGAAGCCGGCCGACAGCGAGGGCCGAGGAG aaGACAGGAAGCTCTTTGTGGGCATGCTGGGGAAGCAGCAGAGCGAGGACGACGTCCGCCGCCTCTTTGAGCCCTTCGGCCAGATTGAGGAATGCACCATCCTCCGAGGGCCCGATGGAGCCAGCAAAG GTTGTGCCTTTGTGAAATACGGCAGCCACGCCGAGGCACAGGCTGCCATCAACAGCCTGCATGGCAGCCAAACTATGCCG GGCGCCTCGTCCAGCCTGGTGGTGAAGTTTGCAGACACGGATAAGGAGAGGACCCTGCGGCGGATGCATCAGATGGCGGGGCAGCTGGGCATCTTCAACCCCATGACCATCCAGTTCGGTGCCTACGGGGCCTACACGCAAGCG ATCAtgcagcagcaggcagccctgATGGCGGCCGCGCAGGGCACCTGCCTCAACCCCATGGCTGCCATCGCTGCCGCCCAGATGCAACAAATGGCCGCCTTCAATGTCAGCGGGCTGGTGGCTGCTCCCCTCACTCCCTCTTCAG GTACAAGCACTCCTCCGGGGATCAGCACGGCGCCGGTGCCCAGCATTGCCACGCCCATTGGGGTGAACGGCTTCAGCCCGCTGCCGCCCCAGACCAACGGGCAGCCCGCCTCCGAGACCATCTACACCAATGGCATCCACCCCTACCCAG ctCAAAGCCCCACGGTGGCAGACCCCCTCCAGCAGGCCTACGCCGGCATGCAGCACTATGCAG CAGCATATCCCACTGCCTACGCTCCCATCAGCCAAGCCTTTCCCCAGCAAGCGCCCCTCATCCCGCAGCAGCAGAGAGAAG GTCCCGAGGGCTGTAACCTGTTTATTTATCACCTGCCCCAGGAGTTCGGGGACGCGGAGCTCACGCAGATGTTTTTGCCTTTCGGCAACGTCATCTCTGCCAAAGTCTTTGTGGACCGTGCCACCAACCAGAGTAAATGCTTTG GTTTCGTCAGTTTTGACAATCCGACGAGCGCTCAGGCGGCCATTCAGGCCATGAATGGCTTCCAGATCGGCATGAAGAGGCTAAAAGTGCAGCTAAAGCGGCCGAAAGACGCCAACAGACCCTACTGA
- the CELF6 gene encoding CUGBP Elav-like family member 6 isoform X3, with protein MKDHDAIKLFVGQIPRNLEESDLKPLFEEFGRIYELTVLKDRFTGMHKGCAFLTYCARDSALKAQSALHEQKTLPGMNRPIQVKPADSEGRGDRKLFVGMLGKQQSEDDVRRLFEPFGQIEECTILRGPDGASKGCAFVKYGSHAEAQAAINSLHGSQTMPGASSSLVVKFADTDKERTLRRMHQMAGQLGIFNPMTIQFGAYGAYTQAIMQQQAALMAAAQGTCLNPMAAIAAAQMQQMAAFNVSGLVAAPLTPSSGTSTPPGISTAPVPSIATPIGVNGFSPLPPQTNGQPASETIYTNGIHPYPAQSPTVADPLQQAYAGMQHYAAAYPTAYAPISQAFPQQAPLIPQQQREGPEGCNLFIYHLPQEFGDAELTQMFLPFGNVISAKVFVDRATNQSKCFGFVSFDNPTSAQAAIQAMNGFQIGMKRLKVQLKRPKDANRPY; from the exons ATGAAGGACCACGACGCCATCAAGCTGTTCGTGGGGCAGATTCCGCGCAACCTGGAGGAGAGCGACCTCAAGCCGCTCTTCGAGGAGTTCGGCCGCATCTACGAGCTCACCGTGCTCAAGGATCGCTTCACCGGCATGCACAAAG GCTGTGCCTTTCTCACCTACTGCGCCCGTGACTCCGCGCTGAAGGCACAGAGTGCCCTGCACGAGCAGAAGACACTGCCAGGG ATGAACCGCCCCATCCAGGTGAAGCCGGCCGACAGCGAGGGCCGAGGAG ACAGGAAGCTCTTTGTGGGCATGCTGGGGAAGCAGCAGAGCGAGGACGACGTCCGCCGCCTCTTTGAGCCCTTCGGCCAGATTGAGGAATGCACCATCCTCCGAGGGCCCGATGGAGCCAGCAAAG GTTGTGCCTTTGTGAAATACGGCAGCCACGCCGAGGCACAGGCTGCCATCAACAGCCTGCATGGCAGCCAAACTATGCCG GGCGCCTCGTCCAGCCTGGTGGTGAAGTTTGCAGACACGGATAAGGAGAGGACCCTGCGGCGGATGCATCAGATGGCGGGGCAGCTGGGCATCTTCAACCCCATGACCATCCAGTTCGGTGCCTACGGGGCCTACACGCAAGCG ATCAtgcagcagcaggcagccctgATGGCGGCCGCGCAGGGCACCTGCCTCAACCCCATGGCTGCCATCGCTGCCGCCCAGATGCAACAAATGGCCGCCTTCAATGTCAGCGGGCTGGTGGCTGCTCCCCTCACTCCCTCTTCAG GTACAAGCACTCCTCCGGGGATCAGCACGGCGCCGGTGCCCAGCATTGCCACGCCCATTGGGGTGAACGGCTTCAGCCCGCTGCCGCCCCAGACCAACGGGCAGCCCGCCTCCGAGACCATCTACACCAATGGCATCCACCCCTACCCAG ctCAAAGCCCCACGGTGGCAGACCCCCTCCAGCAGGCCTACGCCGGCATGCAGCACTATGCAG CAGCATATCCCACTGCCTACGCTCCCATCAGCCAAGCCTTTCCCCAGCAAGCGCCCCTCATCCCGCAGCAGCAGAGAGAAG GTCCCGAGGGCTGTAACCTGTTTATTTATCACCTGCCCCAGGAGTTCGGGGACGCGGAGCTCACGCAGATGTTTTTGCCTTTCGGCAACGTCATCTCTGCCAAAGTCTTTGTGGACCGTGCCACCAACCAGAGTAAATGCTTTG GTTTCGTCAGTTTTGACAATCCGACGAGCGCTCAGGCGGCCATTCAGGCCATGAATGGCTTCCAGATCGGCATGAAGAGGCTAAAAGTGCAGCTAAAGCGGCCGAAAGACGCCAACAGACCCTACTGA
- the CELF6 gene encoding CUGBP Elav-like family member 6 isoform X2 produces the protein MKDHDAIKLFVGQIPRNLEESDLKPLFEEFGRIYELTVLKDRFTGMHKGCAFLTYCARDSALKAQSALHEQKTLPGMNRPIQVKPADSEGRGEDRKLFVGMLGKQQSEDDVRRLFEPFGQIEECTILRGPDGASKGCAFVKYGSHAEAQAAINSLHGSQTMPGASSSLVVKFADTDKERTLRRMHQMAGQLGIFNPMTIQFGAYGAYTQAIMQQQAALMAAAQGTCLNPMAAIAAAQMQQMAAFNVSGLVAAPLTPSSGTSTPPGISTAPVPSIATPIGVNGFSPLPPQTNGQPASETIYTNGIHPYPAQSPTVADPLQQAYAGMQHYAAYPTAYAPISQAFPQQAPLIPQQQREGPEGCNLFIYHLPQEFGDAELTQMFLPFGNVISAKVFVDRATNQSKCFGFVSFDNPTSAQAAIQAMNGFQIGMKRLKVQLKRPKDANRPY, from the exons ATGAAGGACCACGACGCCATCAAGCTGTTCGTGGGGCAGATTCCGCGCAACCTGGAGGAGAGCGACCTCAAGCCGCTCTTCGAGGAGTTCGGCCGCATCTACGAGCTCACCGTGCTCAAGGATCGCTTCACCGGCATGCACAAAG GCTGTGCCTTTCTCACCTACTGCGCCCGTGACTCCGCGCTGAAGGCACAGAGTGCCCTGCACGAGCAGAAGACACTGCCAGGG ATGAACCGCCCCATCCAGGTGAAGCCGGCCGACAGCGAGGGCCGAGGAG aaGACAGGAAGCTCTTTGTGGGCATGCTGGGGAAGCAGCAGAGCGAGGACGACGTCCGCCGCCTCTTTGAGCCCTTCGGCCAGATTGAGGAATGCACCATCCTCCGAGGGCCCGATGGAGCCAGCAAAG GTTGTGCCTTTGTGAAATACGGCAGCCACGCCGAGGCACAGGCTGCCATCAACAGCCTGCATGGCAGCCAAACTATGCCG GGCGCCTCGTCCAGCCTGGTGGTGAAGTTTGCAGACACGGATAAGGAGAGGACCCTGCGGCGGATGCATCAGATGGCGGGGCAGCTGGGCATCTTCAACCCCATGACCATCCAGTTCGGTGCCTACGGGGCCTACACGCAAGCG ATCAtgcagcagcaggcagccctgATGGCGGCCGCGCAGGGCACCTGCCTCAACCCCATGGCTGCCATCGCTGCCGCCCAGATGCAACAAATGGCCGCCTTCAATGTCAGCGGGCTGGTGGCTGCTCCCCTCACTCCCTCTTCAG GTACAAGCACTCCTCCGGGGATCAGCACGGCGCCGGTGCCCAGCATTGCCACGCCCATTGGGGTGAACGGCTTCAGCCCGCTGCCGCCCCAGACCAACGGGCAGCCCGCCTCCGAGACCATCTACACCAATGGCATCCACCCCTACCCAG ctCAAAGCCCCACGGTGGCAGACCCCCTCCAGCAGGCCTACGCCGGCATGCAGCACTATGCAG CATATCCCACTGCCTACGCTCCCATCAGCCAAGCCTTTCCCCAGCAAGCGCCCCTCATCCCGCAGCAGCAGAGAGAAG GTCCCGAGGGCTGTAACCTGTTTATTTATCACCTGCCCCAGGAGTTCGGGGACGCGGAGCTCACGCAGATGTTTTTGCCTTTCGGCAACGTCATCTCTGCCAAAGTCTTTGTGGACCGTGCCACCAACCAGAGTAAATGCTTTG GTTTCGTCAGTTTTGACAATCCGACGAGCGCTCAGGCGGCCATTCAGGCCATGAATGGCTTCCAGATCGGCATGAAGAGGCTAAAAGTGCAGCTAAAGCGGCCGAAAGACGCCAACAGACCCTACTGA
- the CELF6 gene encoding CUGBP Elav-like family member 6 isoform X4 has protein sequence MQLPQVPAPGPRPPVLWVPAGSKILCIEMNRPIQVKPADSEGRGEDRKLFVGMLGKQQSEDDVRRLFEPFGQIEECTILRGPDGASKGCAFVKYGSHAEAQAAINSLHGSQTMPGASSSLVVKFADTDKERTLRRMHQMAGQLGIFNPMTIQFGAYGAYTQAIMQQQAALMAAAQGTCLNPMAAIAAAQMQQMAAFNVSGLVAAPLTPSSGTSTPPGISTAPVPSIATPIGVNGFSPLPPQTNGQPASETIYTNGIHPYPAQSPTVADPLQQAYAGMQHYAAAYPTAYAPISQAFPQQAPLIPQQQREGPEGCNLFIYHLPQEFGDAELTQMFLPFGNVISAKVFVDRATNQSKCFGFVSFDNPTSAQAAIQAMNGFQIGMKRLKVQLKRPKDANRPY, from the exons ATGCAGCTGCCGCAGGTGCCGGCGCCGGGGCCGCGGCCGCCCGTGCTGTGGGTGCCCGCCGGGTCCAAGATCCTCTGCATCGAG ATGAACCGCCCCATCCAGGTGAAGCCGGCCGACAGCGAGGGCCGAGGAG aaGACAGGAAGCTCTTTGTGGGCATGCTGGGGAAGCAGCAGAGCGAGGACGACGTCCGCCGCCTCTTTGAGCCCTTCGGCCAGATTGAGGAATGCACCATCCTCCGAGGGCCCGATGGAGCCAGCAAAG GTTGTGCCTTTGTGAAATACGGCAGCCACGCCGAGGCACAGGCTGCCATCAACAGCCTGCATGGCAGCCAAACTATGCCG GGCGCCTCGTCCAGCCTGGTGGTGAAGTTTGCAGACACGGATAAGGAGAGGACCCTGCGGCGGATGCATCAGATGGCGGGGCAGCTGGGCATCTTCAACCCCATGACCATCCAGTTCGGTGCCTACGGGGCCTACACGCAAGCG ATCAtgcagcagcaggcagccctgATGGCGGCCGCGCAGGGCACCTGCCTCAACCCCATGGCTGCCATCGCTGCCGCCCAGATGCAACAAATGGCCGCCTTCAATGTCAGCGGGCTGGTGGCTGCTCCCCTCACTCCCTCTTCAG GTACAAGCACTCCTCCGGGGATCAGCACGGCGCCGGTGCCCAGCATTGCCACGCCCATTGGGGTGAACGGCTTCAGCCCGCTGCCGCCCCAGACCAACGGGCAGCCCGCCTCCGAGACCATCTACACCAATGGCATCCACCCCTACCCAG ctCAAAGCCCCACGGTGGCAGACCCCCTCCAGCAGGCCTACGCCGGCATGCAGCACTATGCAG CAGCATATCCCACTGCCTACGCTCCCATCAGCCAAGCCTTTCCCCAGCAAGCGCCCCTCATCCCGCAGCAGCAGAGAGAAG GTCCCGAGGGCTGTAACCTGTTTATTTATCACCTGCCCCAGGAGTTCGGGGACGCGGAGCTCACGCAGATGTTTTTGCCTTTCGGCAACGTCATCTCTGCCAAAGTCTTTGTGGACCGTGCCACCAACCAGAGTAAATGCTTTG GTTTCGTCAGTTTTGACAATCCGACGAGCGCTCAGGCGGCCATTCAGGCCATGAATGGCTTCCAGATCGGCATGAAGAGGCTAAAAGTGCAGCTAAAGCGGCCGAAAGACGCCAACAGACCCTACTGA
- the CELF6 gene encoding CUGBP Elav-like family member 6 isoform X7 yields MNRPIQVKPADSEGRGDRKLFVGMLGKQQSEDDVRRLFEPFGQIEECTILRGPDGASKGCAFVKYGSHAEAQAAINSLHGSQTMPGASSSLVVKFADTDKERTLRRMHQMAGQLGIFNPMTIQFGAYGAYTQAIMQQQAALMAAAQGTCLNPMAAIAAAQMQQMAAFNVSGLVAAPLTPSSGTSTPPGISTAPVPSIATPIGVNGFSPLPPQTNGQPASETIYTNGIHPYPAQSPTVADPLQQAYAGMQHYAAAYPTAYAPISQAFPQQAPLIPQQQREGPEGCNLFIYHLPQEFGDAELTQMFLPFGNVISAKVFVDRATNQSKCFGFVSFDNPTSAQAAIQAMNGFQIGMKRLKVQLKRPKDANRPY; encoded by the exons ATGAACCGCCCCATCCAGGTGAAGCCGGCCGACAGCGAGGGCCGAGGAG ACAGGAAGCTCTTTGTGGGCATGCTGGGGAAGCAGCAGAGCGAGGACGACGTCCGCCGCCTCTTTGAGCCCTTCGGCCAGATTGAGGAATGCACCATCCTCCGAGGGCCCGATGGAGCCAGCAAAG GTTGTGCCTTTGTGAAATACGGCAGCCACGCCGAGGCACAGGCTGCCATCAACAGCCTGCATGGCAGCCAAACTATGCCG GGCGCCTCGTCCAGCCTGGTGGTGAAGTTTGCAGACACGGATAAGGAGAGGACCCTGCGGCGGATGCATCAGATGGCGGGGCAGCTGGGCATCTTCAACCCCATGACCATCCAGTTCGGTGCCTACGGGGCCTACACGCAAGCG ATCAtgcagcagcaggcagccctgATGGCGGCCGCGCAGGGCACCTGCCTCAACCCCATGGCTGCCATCGCTGCCGCCCAGATGCAACAAATGGCCGCCTTCAATGTCAGCGGGCTGGTGGCTGCTCCCCTCACTCCCTCTTCAG GTACAAGCACTCCTCCGGGGATCAGCACGGCGCCGGTGCCCAGCATTGCCACGCCCATTGGGGTGAACGGCTTCAGCCCGCTGCCGCCCCAGACCAACGGGCAGCCCGCCTCCGAGACCATCTACACCAATGGCATCCACCCCTACCCAG ctCAAAGCCCCACGGTGGCAGACCCCCTCCAGCAGGCCTACGCCGGCATGCAGCACTATGCAG CAGCATATCCCACTGCCTACGCTCCCATCAGCCAAGCCTTTCCCCAGCAAGCGCCCCTCATCCCGCAGCAGCAGAGAGAAG GTCCCGAGGGCTGTAACCTGTTTATTTATCACCTGCCCCAGGAGTTCGGGGACGCGGAGCTCACGCAGATGTTTTTGCCTTTCGGCAACGTCATCTCTGCCAAAGTCTTTGTGGACCGTGCCACCAACCAGAGTAAATGCTTTG GTTTCGTCAGTTTTGACAATCCGACGAGCGCTCAGGCGGCCATTCAGGCCATGAATGGCTTCCAGATCGGCATGAAGAGGCTAAAAGTGCAGCTAAAGCGGCCGAAAGACGCCAACAGACCCTACTGA
- the CELF6 gene encoding CUGBP Elav-like family member 6 isoform X5, whose product MQLPQVPAPGPRPPVLWVPAGSKILCIEMNRPIQVKPADSEGRGDRKLFVGMLGKQQSEDDVRRLFEPFGQIEECTILRGPDGASKGCAFVKYGSHAEAQAAINSLHGSQTMPGASSSLVVKFADTDKERTLRRMHQMAGQLGIFNPMTIQFGAYGAYTQAIMQQQAALMAAAQGTCLNPMAAIAAAQMQQMAAFNVSGLVAAPLTPSSGTSTPPGISTAPVPSIATPIGVNGFSPLPPQTNGQPASETIYTNGIHPYPAQSPTVADPLQQAYAGMQHYAAAYPTAYAPISQAFPQQAPLIPQQQREGPEGCNLFIYHLPQEFGDAELTQMFLPFGNVISAKVFVDRATNQSKCFGFVSFDNPTSAQAAIQAMNGFQIGMKRLKVQLKRPKDANRPY is encoded by the exons ATGCAGCTGCCGCAGGTGCCGGCGCCGGGGCCGCGGCCGCCCGTGCTGTGGGTGCCCGCCGGGTCCAAGATCCTCTGCATCGAG ATGAACCGCCCCATCCAGGTGAAGCCGGCCGACAGCGAGGGCCGAGGAG ACAGGAAGCTCTTTGTGGGCATGCTGGGGAAGCAGCAGAGCGAGGACGACGTCCGCCGCCTCTTTGAGCCCTTCGGCCAGATTGAGGAATGCACCATCCTCCGAGGGCCCGATGGAGCCAGCAAAG GTTGTGCCTTTGTGAAATACGGCAGCCACGCCGAGGCACAGGCTGCCATCAACAGCCTGCATGGCAGCCAAACTATGCCG GGCGCCTCGTCCAGCCTGGTGGTGAAGTTTGCAGACACGGATAAGGAGAGGACCCTGCGGCGGATGCATCAGATGGCGGGGCAGCTGGGCATCTTCAACCCCATGACCATCCAGTTCGGTGCCTACGGGGCCTACACGCAAGCG ATCAtgcagcagcaggcagccctgATGGCGGCCGCGCAGGGCACCTGCCTCAACCCCATGGCTGCCATCGCTGCCGCCCAGATGCAACAAATGGCCGCCTTCAATGTCAGCGGGCTGGTGGCTGCTCCCCTCACTCCCTCTTCAG GTACAAGCACTCCTCCGGGGATCAGCACGGCGCCGGTGCCCAGCATTGCCACGCCCATTGGGGTGAACGGCTTCAGCCCGCTGCCGCCCCAGACCAACGGGCAGCCCGCCTCCGAGACCATCTACACCAATGGCATCCACCCCTACCCAG ctCAAAGCCCCACGGTGGCAGACCCCCTCCAGCAGGCCTACGCCGGCATGCAGCACTATGCAG CAGCATATCCCACTGCCTACGCTCCCATCAGCCAAGCCTTTCCCCAGCAAGCGCCCCTCATCCCGCAGCAGCAGAGAGAAG GTCCCGAGGGCTGTAACCTGTTTATTTATCACCTGCCCCAGGAGTTCGGGGACGCGGAGCTCACGCAGATGTTTTTGCCTTTCGGCAACGTCATCTCTGCCAAAGTCTTTGTGGACCGTGCCACCAACCAGAGTAAATGCTTTG GTTTCGTCAGTTTTGACAATCCGACGAGCGCTCAGGCGGCCATTCAGGCCATGAATGGCTTCCAGATCGGCATGAAGAGGCTAAAAGTGCAGCTAAAGCGGCCGAAAGACGCCAACAGACCCTACTGA
- the LOC134425054 gene encoding LOW QUALITY PROTEIN: anti-sigma-I factor RsgI2-like (The sequence of the model RefSeq protein was modified relative to this genomic sequence to represent the inferred CDS: inserted 1 base in 1 codon; deleted 2 bases in 1 codon; substituted 1 base at 1 genomic stop codon), with protein sequence CAHKHTHVHLCATPLPVLTPCTCLYPLYLYSNTYTCAHIPCNCSYHLYLCSHTSHTLXLLIPPVPVLTPXIYASPVRVFTHLYLFTPVPAHTLYLCTPPIPVLTPVPAHILYLHTPVPVPADPLYLHTPCTCAHTPVPAHPLYLLTPLSLHTPVPAHPCTCAHTPVPAHTPIPVLTPVPAHTPVPAHTLYPCSHPCPCTPLSLHTPVPAHPLYLCSHLYLLTPSESGRAEPNPAEPSRTQPSRDRPCRAEPS encoded by the exons TGTGCACACAAGCACACCCATGTGCATTTATGTGCAACCCCTCTACCTGTGCTCACCCCCTGTACCTGCTTATACCCCTTGTACCTGTACTCAAACACCTATACCTGTGCTCACATACCCTGTAACTGCTCATACCACCTATACCTGTGCTCACACACCTCACATACCCTGTAACTGCTCATACCACCTGTACCTGTGCTCACCC TTATCTACGCATCCCCTGTACGTGTATTCACACACCTATACCTGTTCACACCTGTCCCAGCTCATACCCTGTACCTGTGCACACCTCCTATACCTGTGCTCACACCTGTCCCTGCTCATATCCTGTACCTGCACACCCCTGTACCTGTACCTGCTGACCCCCTGTACCTGCACACCCCCTGTACCTGTGCTCacacccctgtccctgcacaccccCTGTACCTG CTCacacccctgtccctgcacaccccTGTACCTGCACACCCCTGTACCTGTGCTCACACCCCTGTACCTGCTCACACACCTATACCTGTGCTCACGCCTGTCCCTGCTcacacccctgtccctgctcatACCCTGTACCCGTGCTCacacccctgtccctgcacacccctgtccctgcacaccccTGTACCTGCACACCCCCTGTACCTGTGCTCTCACCTGTACCTGCTGACCCCCT CCGAATCCGGCCGAGCCGAACCGAACCCAGCCGAGCCCAGCCGAACCCAGCCCAGCCGAGACCGGCcttgccgagccgagccgagctaa